The Phaeobacter sp. A36a-5a genomic interval GATGCCACCTGCCGTTATGCGATCTGGCGGATTTCGCCGCTGCGTTGATTGCCTGAATAGATGCCGAAATCGCCGAGAGCCGCCTCGCGGGTGAAACGGTCCAGCATGGCAAGGATCGCCGGATCGCTGACATCGTCCAGCGCGCTGCTGTCCAGCGGCACAAAGACCCCGCGCGACGGGGTGCCGGTGGCGCCATGGCACAGAAAGGCGATATGCTGGCGTTTGCGGGCAACGTCCTCATAGATCGAATAGACAAAGCCCGGCTCGCCGCTCAGCCCTGTTTCGGCGATCAGTCGGCGCATGGTTGCGGCAGCGCCTTCGGCATCGACCAAGGCCTCCGGCAACGTAGATCCGCCGTATCCGTCATCGACCAGCAGCACCGCGCCGTCGCGCTCGATCAGGGCCGAGATCACCAGATCTGGACCGGCCACCGCCGCCTCTGCGGTCATTGCAGGCGTCACATAGGCACCGCGCGCATAGCCAAGCCCGGGGCTGGTGCCGGTGCCAAAGGCGCGGACCT includes:
- a CDS encoding flavin reductase family protein yields the protein MTPLDPRALRQAFGSFMTGVTVVTSHDAGGRPIGFTANSFTSVSLDPPLLLVCLANSSRNYDALVGGEGFAVNVLAETQIEISNTFARPAEDRFAGISWHRGPAGSPLIDGVSAWFDCSLHKTVEAGDHVILIGEVRAFGTGTSPGLGYARGAYVTPAMTAEAAVAGPDLVISALIERDGAVLLVDDGYGGSTLPEALVDAEGAAATMRRLIAETGLSGEPGFVYSIYEDVARKRQHIAFLCHGATGTPSRGVFVPLDSSALDDVSDPAILAMLDRFTREAALGDFGIYSGNQRSGEIRQIA